The following coding sequences are from one Apodemus sylvaticus chromosome X, mApoSyl1.1, whole genome shotgun sequence window:
- the LOC127674661 gene encoding cancer/testis antigen 55-like: MQKLLRWASAFFQRSHTSEETSQEQPLDNSNFKSIQGVVTSLCTDCGWINESIFFNMDVINDNTPLKIGTNVLALVEENKRTHIPKAIKVKAMNALPEGSEPSKLGRRLCISCVTSVTEEDVYISKEKCFPLYMFSGAFKPFKGDLLLVEYSTNPGTSKINIHSMGPLNSQYMDEVCVTRIDGRNGMVESSIFFTLDSLRMPSGYIPGLYDIVDVVAVDSIQAQCSWRAVSMTPLETVN; the protein is encoded by the exons ATGCAGAAACTTCTACGGTGGGCATCTGCATTCTTTCAAAGGAGTCACACGTCTGAAGAAACATCACAAGAACAGCCTCTAG ATAACTCCAACTTTAAGTCCATTCAGGGAGTTGTAACCTCTCTGTGTACAGACTGTGGCTGGATTAATGAATCCATATTCTTCAATATGGACGTAATCAATGACAATACACCTCTGAAAATTGGGACAAATGTCCTTGCACTtgtggaagaaaacaaaagaactcaTATCCCGAAAGCAATCAAG GTGAAAGCTATGAATGCTCTTCCTGAAGGCAGTGAACCATCAAAACTTGGCAGAAGACTTTGCATTAGCTGTGTCACCTCAGTAACTGAAGAAGATGTCTATATTAGCAAAGAAAAGTGCTTCCCATTGTACATGTTTTCAGGAG CATTCAAACCATTCAAAGGAGACTTACTGCTCGTTGAGTATTCCACCAATCCAGGCACTTCAAAGATCAATATCCACTCTATGGGCCCCCTAAACTCTCAGTATATGGACGAG GTCTGTGTTACTAGAATTGATGGAAGAAATGGCATGGTGGAATCCAGCATATTTTTTACCCTTGATTCTCTCCGTATGCCATCCGGGTATATACCTGGATTATACGACATAGTGGATGTGGTCGCTGTGGACAGTATACAAGCACAGTGTTCTTGGAGAGCTGTGTCGATGACCCCATTGGAAACTGTAAATTAA